A genomic segment from Nicotiana sylvestris chromosome 1, ASM39365v2, whole genome shotgun sequence encodes:
- the LOC104217056 gene encoding probable pectinesterase 29 isoform X1, producing the protein MNLFGFIPTIYVDQSGFAHFETIQSAIDSIPSNNSYWICIFINSGLYKEQVTIPVDKPFIYLKGADVKTTVVIWGAHDSLVTSPTFSSFADNIIVENLNFTNSYNYPPEKNGNQMKPALAAMISGDKSAFYGCAFSGLQDTLLDDNGRHYFKLCTIEGAMDFIFGTGQSIYEDCTILVNAGSIAEDYVGYITAQGRLDPNDANGFIFKNGKVIGAGKAFLGRAWRGYARVLFYKTHLSNIIVPQGWDAWNFKGHEDQLTFSEEDCDGDGADTSKRVKWEKKLSKNMVESLTDLSFIDTDNWINGQPFILLN; encoded by the exons ATGAATTTATTTGGATTTATTCCAACAATCTATGTAGATCAATCTGGTTTTGCTCATTTTGAAACAATTCAATCTGCAATTGATTCTATTCCTTCCAACAATTCTTATTGGATTTGCATCTTCATCAATTCTGGCTTGTACAA GGAACAGGTGACAATCCCAGTTGATaaaccatttatttatttaaaaggtGCAGACGTGAAGACAACTGTTGTTATATGGGGTGCTCATGACTCACTTGTTACAAGTCCAACATTTTCCTCTTTTGCTGACAATATAATAGTGGAAAATCTTAATTTTACC AATTCTTATAATTACCCACCTGAGAAAAATGGAAATCAGATGAAACCGGCATTAGCAGCAATGATTTCTGGGGATAAATCTGCATTTTATGGTTGTGCTTTCTCTGGTTTACAAGATACATTGTTGGATGATAATGGCAGACATTATTTTAAGCTTTGCACCATTGAAGGAGCCATGGATTTCATTTTTGGTACTGGTCAATCCATTTACGAG GATTGTACAATATTGGTGAATGCTGGATCAATAGCAGAAGATTATGTAGGATACATAACAGCACAAGGAAGATTAGATCCAAATGATGCAAATGGATTTATTTTCAAGAATGGCAAAGTAATTGGGGCAGGCAAAGCATTTTTAGGAAGGGCATGGAGAGGTTATGCTAGGGTCCTTTTTTATAAGACTCACCTCTCCAATATTATTGTTCCTCAAGGTTGGGATGCTTGGAATTTCAAAGGCCACGA gGACCAATTGACCTTCTCAGAAGAAGACTGCGATGGAGATGGAGCTGACACATCAAAAAGAGTTAAATGGGAAAAGAAATTAAGCAAAAATATGGTGGAATCATTAACAGATTTGTCTTTTATTGATACTGATAATTGGATTAACGGACAACCTTTTATATTGCTAAATTAG
- the LOC104217056 gene encoding probable pectinesterase 29 isoform X2: MNLFGFIPTIYVDQSGFAHFETIQSAIDSIPSNNSYWICIFINSGLYKEQVTIPVDKPFIYLKGADVKTTVVIWGAHDSLVTSPTFSSFADNIIVENLNFTNSYNYPPEKNGNQMKPALAAMISGDKSAFYGCAFSGLQDTLLDDNGRHYFKLCTIEGAMDFIFGTGQSIYEDCTILVNAGSIAEDYVGYITAQGRLDPNDANGFIFKNGKVIGAGKAFLGRAWRGYARVLFYKTHLSNIIVPQGWDAWNFKGHE; the protein is encoded by the exons ATGAATTTATTTGGATTTATTCCAACAATCTATGTAGATCAATCTGGTTTTGCTCATTTTGAAACAATTCAATCTGCAATTGATTCTATTCCTTCCAACAATTCTTATTGGATTTGCATCTTCATCAATTCTGGCTTGTACAA GGAACAGGTGACAATCCCAGTTGATaaaccatttatttatttaaaaggtGCAGACGTGAAGACAACTGTTGTTATATGGGGTGCTCATGACTCACTTGTTACAAGTCCAACATTTTCCTCTTTTGCTGACAATATAATAGTGGAAAATCTTAATTTTACC AATTCTTATAATTACCCACCTGAGAAAAATGGAAATCAGATGAAACCGGCATTAGCAGCAATGATTTCTGGGGATAAATCTGCATTTTATGGTTGTGCTTTCTCTGGTTTACAAGATACATTGTTGGATGATAATGGCAGACATTATTTTAAGCTTTGCACCATTGAAGGAGCCATGGATTTCATTTTTGGTACTGGTCAATCCATTTACGAG GATTGTACAATATTGGTGAATGCTGGATCAATAGCAGAAGATTATGTAGGATACATAACAGCACAAGGAAGATTAGATCCAAATGATGCAAATGGATTTATTTTCAAGAATGGCAAAGTAATTGGGGCAGGCAAAGCATTTTTAGGAAGGGCATGGAGAGGTTATGCTAGGGTCCTTTTTTATAAGACTCACCTCTCCAATATTATTGTTCCTCAAGGTTGGGATGCTTGGAATTTCAAAGGCCACGAGTAA
- the LOC104217057 gene encoding large ribosomal subunit protein uL13w, whose translation MVSGSGISARRIVVDARHHMLGRLSSILAKELLNGQKVVVVRCEEICLSGGLVRQKMKYLRFLRKRMNTKPSHGPIHFRAPSKILWRTIRGMIPHKTKRGAAALARLKVYEGVPPPYDKIKRMVIPDALKVLRLQAGHKYCLLGKLSSEVGWNYYDTIKELENKRKERAQVAYERRKQLAKLRVKAEKAAEEKLGPQLAIIAPIKY comes from the exons ATGGTGTCAGGATCAGGGATTTCAGCGAGGAGGATAGTGGTGGACGCGCGCCACCACATGCTCGGAAGGCTATCCTCAATCTTAGCCAAAGAATTGCTCAATGGACAAAAAGTAGTGGTTGTTAGGTGTGAAGAAATTTGCTTAAGTGGTGGACTCGTTAGGCAGAAAATGAAGTATCTTAGGTTCCTTCGTAAGAGGATGAACACTAAACCTTCTCATGGTCCTATTCACTTTCGTGCTCCTTCTAAAATCCTATGGCGTACTATTCGTGG GATGATTCCCCACAAAACTAAGCGTGGAGCCGCCGCACTTGCCCGTTTGAAGGTTTACGAGGGTGTTCCACCCCCATATGACAAGATCAAGAGGATGGTCATTCCTGATGCTCTCAA GGTATTGAGGCTCCAGGCTGGACATAAATACTGCCTCTTGGGAAAGCTTTCGTCCGAGGTTGGATGGAACTATTATGATACTATCAAG GAACTTGAGAACAAGAGAAAGGAAAGAGCTCAAGTAGCATATGAGAGGAGAAAGCAGTTAGCAAAACTTAGGGTTAAGGCTGAGAAAGCTGCCGAGGAGAAGCTTGGTCCTCAACTCGCCATTATTGCTCCGATCAAGTACTGA